The genome window TCAGAGCTTTTTCCCTTTCTTCTCTCGTAAAGGCCATAATCATCCTTTTAACCGCAGGAAGCCTATCTTCAGCCATGAACATATGCTCAGTACGACACAAACCTATACCCTTAGCACCAAACTCTCTTGCTCTTCTTGCATCTTCAGGCGTATCAGCGTTAGCCCAAACCTGAAGGCGAGCTATATCATCAGCCCAAGAAAGCAGCTCTTTAAACTCGGCACTCATCGCAGGTTCAACCATCGGAACTTCACCTAATATAACTATACCTCTACTGCCATCTATAGTTATTACATCACCTTTCTTAACAACCACATCATCCACACTAAATACTTCTTTCTCAAGGTCTATAACTATAGCCTCACATCCAACAACGCACGGTTTGCCCATACCTCGAGCCACAACCGCCGCATGGCTTGTCATTCCTCCCCTGCTTGTTAAGATACCTTGAGCGGCAAACAACCCATGAATATCATCAGGCGTCGTCTCAGGTCTAACAAGAATAACCTTCTCACCCTTGCTTCCTAACTCGCTAGCCTCATCAGCGCTAAACACAACCTTACCACAAGCAGCACCTGGAGAAGCAGGTAACCCTCTTGCTAACACATCATATTTAGCGTTAGGATCCACCTGCCTATGAAGAAGAGTTTCCACATGCTTTGGAGAAACCATCCTTACAGCAGTTGCTTTATCTATGATCCCCTCTTTAACCATATCCACAGCAATCTTAACAGCTGCCTGAGCAGTCCTTTTACCAGATCTCGTCTGGAGAAGGTAAAGTTTGCCCTTTTCAACTGTGAATTCTATATCCTGAATATCCTTGTAGTACCTCTCAAGCTGATCACAGACCTTCTTCAATTCCTCGTATATTTCAGGCAACGCATCTGCCATTTTCTCTATAGGAAGAGGAGTTCTTATACCCGCAACCACATCCTCCCCTTGAGCATTAAGCAAAAATTCTCCATATATTTTCTTTTCACCTGTTGAGGGGTTTCTCGTAAAGGCAACACCAGTACCAGAGTCATTGCCTCTATTACCAAAAACCATAGTCTGGACGTTAACAGCAGTTCCCATATCTTCAGATATACCATGAATTTTCCTGTATACCTTTGCCCTCTCATTGTTCCAGGATTTAAAGACCGCCTCTATAGCCATAAAAAGCTGTTCCCAAACATCTTGCGGAAATTCTCTACCTGTTTCTTGTTTTACTAAAGCCTTATAATCATCTATTACCTTTTTCCATGTTTCAGCATCAACCTCTGGATCGTACTTAACTCCTTTCTCTTTCTTCCACTTTTCTATAATGTGTTCGAATTTCTCATGCGGAATACCCATAACAACGTTCCCAAACATCTGAATGAACCTTCGGTAGCTATCGTAAGCAAATCTCTCATCCCCTGTTTGAGCTATAAGCCCAACAACCGTTTTATCATTCAAACCAAGATTAAGAATAGTATCCATCATCCCAGGCATAGAAACTGGAGCACCAGATCTAACTGAAACCAAAAGTGGATTATTCACATCCCCGAACTTCTTGCCAGTTTTACTCTCAAGAATTTTCATCTTTTCCCTAACCTCAGGTTTAATCTCTTCTAAAACACCCTCTGCGTTTCTAAGATATCTTCTACAAACCTCTGTGGTTATCGTAAAGCCTGGGGGAACGGGTAAGCCAGCCTTTGTCATCTCAGCAAGTCCTGCGCCTTTACCTCCAAGGAGATCTCTAAGCTTTTCGCTCCCTTCCTCAAACAGATATATCAGCTTTTCTGACATCCAGGAGCCCCCTCCTCTCAAGGTAATATATTATTTCATGGGCCGTCTCTTCTATAGCCCTATTAGTGACATTTATTATAGGAACCCCAAGCCTTCTCATCACACTTTCAGCATATTCAAGTTCCTCAATCACCCTCTCAAGCTTAACATAGTTTACGTCTGGCGCTAAGCCCATGAGCCTAAGTCTCTCCTGTCTTATATGAACAAGCTTTTCAGGCTCAATTGTTAACCCTACTATCCTTCTTCTCTCAACCTCCAATAGCTCTTTGGGGATGGTAATTTCAGGAACAAGAGGAACATTAGCAGCAAATATTCCCCTATATGCAAGATACATAGAAACAGGTGTTTTAGAAGATCTAGAAACTCCTATAATTACCACATCAGCATTTTTAATTCCAGGAAGATATCTGCCGTCATCACATTTTACGGCAAACTCTATAGCTCGTATTCTCCTAAAATATGCCTCATCCATCCTCCTTAATAAACCAGGTTTCCCACTTGCTTTGGCCCCAGAAACCCTTTCAAACGCTTCTATTAAGGGGCCAAGAATGTCAACTTCGATTATGCCTCTTTCCTTAGCCCTATTAGCTAGATACGCTCTTAGCTCTGGAGATGCCAATGTATAAATTACTAAAGAGGTCTCCTCATCAAAAGCCCTATTTATAACCTCATCAACTTTATCTTCAGTCTGAATATGAGGAAACCTCTCTATATCATAGTCAGTGCCCTCAAACTGCGATAAAGCAGCCTTACAGACTAACTCCGCTGTTTCCCCTGTAGAATCAGAAAGAATAAAGATTTTCATCCTTTTATCTTTCATAGCTACACCGCCAAAATAGATATTACCCCTACTCTCTCGACAAACTCCCTTATAGAGGTTAGTAACCTTAACCTATTTAACCTGAGACTTTCCTCAGGAGACATAACAAGAACCTTATCAAAGAAAGCATTTATATAATCAGTTAAGGGGAAAAGGGTTTCCAAAAACTTGTCATATTCACCCTTAAGAAAGGCAGGTTCAGCTTTTTCTTTAATCTCAAAAAATGCCTCATAAAGCATCCTCTCAGCATCCTCAATTAGAAGATCTTTATTAATCTCTCCATTTACACTTACTCCTCTAAGAATATTAACAACCCTAACAAAAGCAGAAACAAAGCGCTTAAAGTCATCTTTAAAAGAAAGGTCATTAAGAACATATACCCTTCTAAGAAGATCATAAGGTTTATACCAACCAGAGGCCATGGCAGCTTCAATCACAGAGTGAGTAAAACCTCTTTCTCTTAACTGATTAGCAATTCTGCTCTTTAAAAACTCAAGAACCTCCGTTTTGACCTCTTCAGGAGCTTTAAGAAGCTCCGCCCCACGAGAAACAATATGCTCAAGAGATAAATTTAAACCCCTTTGCCATATTATCTCATTAATAGCACGAGCTTGTCTTCGCAAACCATAGGGATCTTGAGAACCGGTTGGTGCCAATCCAACCATAAAGCAAGAAAGAATCGTATCTATTTTGTCAGCTATACCAACAATGATACCTGTCCATGTTTTTGGAAGCTCATCGCCCGCAAAGCGCGGAAGATAGTGTTCAAATATCCCAAGTGCAACCTCTTCAGGCTCCCCAGACTTTAAAGCATATTCCTTACCCATTATTCCCTGAAGCTCGGGAAATTCACCAACCATATCAGTTACAAGATCAGCCTTAGCAAGATAAGCGGTCCTTAAAACAATCTCATGTGTGGCAGGAAAACCAAGTAATGAATTTATATCCAAAG of Synergistota bacterium contains these proteins:
- a CDS encoding kinase/pyrophosphorylase; protein product: MKDKRMKIFILSDSTGETAELVCKAALSQFEGTDYDIERFPHIQTEDKVDEVINRAFDEETSLVIYTLASPELRAYLANRAKERGIIEVDILGPLIEAFERVSGAKASGKPGLLRRMDEAYFRRIRAIEFAVKCDDGRYLPGIKNADVVIIGVSRSSKTPVSMYLAYRGIFAANVPLVPEITIPKELLEVERRRIVGLTIEPEKLVHIRQERLRLMGLAPDVNYVKLERVIEELEYAESVMRRLGVPIINVTNRAIEETAHEIIYYLERRGLLDVRKADISV
- the ppdK gene encoding pyruvate, phosphate dikinase; protein product: MSEKLIYLFEEGSEKLRDLLGGKGAGLAEMTKAGLPVPPGFTITTEVCRRYLRNAEGVLEEIKPEVREKMKILESKTGKKFGDVNNPLLVSVRSGAPVSMPGMMDTILNLGLNDKTVVGLIAQTGDERFAYDSYRRFIQMFGNVVMGIPHEKFEHIIEKWKKEKGVKYDPEVDAETWKKVIDDYKALVKQETGREFPQDVWEQLFMAIEAVFKSWNNERAKVYRKIHGISEDMGTAVNVQTMVFGNRGNDSGTGVAFTRNPSTGEKKIYGEFLLNAQGEDVVAGIRTPLPIEKMADALPEIYEELKKVCDQLERYYKDIQDIEFTVEKGKLYLLQTRSGKRTAQAAVKIAVDMVKEGIIDKATAVRMVSPKHVETLLHRQVDPNAKYDVLARGLPASPGAACGKVVFSADEASELGSKGEKVILVRPETTPDDIHGLFAAQGILTSRGGMTSHAAVVARGMGKPCVVGCEAIVIDLEKEVFSVDDVVVKKGDVITIDGSRGIVILGEVPMVEPAMSAEFKELLSWADDIARLQVWANADTPEDARRAREFGAKGIGLCRTEHMFMAEDRLPAVKRMIMAFTREEREKALSEILPMQEGDFYEILKAMEGYPVTIRLLDPPLHEFLPKEREILEEMIELNKDPIKNASLIEEKKELLKRVRALQEANPMLGFRGCRLGVVYPEIYEMQVRAIFRAATRLVKEGYNVLPDVMLPIVGHWREMEILREMVVKVAEEEMAKAGVRVEYHVGTMIELPRAALTADEIAKYAEFFSFGTNDLTQTVFGFSRDDVEGKFLPQYIDKKILNNNPFEVLDRDGVGALMKIAVEKGRRTRPNLKIGICGEHGGEPSSIEFCHQIGLNYVSCSPFRVPVARMAAAHAKLNEDGKEWLSDK